Within Bremerella sp. JC817, the genomic segment CAAAACCAGGAACTGCACGTCTTCGCCGGTGAAGTCCGCCTGCATGAACAAGACCTGCCGCCGGAACTGTTGACGGAAAACTCGGCCTTGGCCTGGAATGCCCAGGACCAGCGTCGCACGATCGCTGCTGATGACCACGCGTTCGCGACCAGCATGTCGATCGGCTATAAGCGTTGGCTCGACTATAGCGAACGTCTGCGAGATGATCCGGCCGCTCTGTTTTACTTCGACTTTGAAACCGACTCGCGCGAAAGCAATAACGTCACCAATCGCGCCGAACATAGCGTAGTTCAAGACGGCCATTTGAACAGCGGCATCTGGGCGACCGGGCGTTGGCCTGAAAAGGGGGCAATGCTCTTCGAGAACCCTGGCGACCGGATCGAGCTCGACATTCCTGGCGAGTACGACCAGATCACAATGATGGCCTGGGTGCAGATGAACCGCTACGACCTGGCCCTGCAAACGGTGTTCAACACGATCGGCTTCGAGCGTGGCGAACATCACTGGAACTTGCTTCGAAGTGGTTCGCTGCGGATGGGCCTGGGTGGCATGTACGACTTCACTTCCCGCGCCGCCTTGCCCCGTAATCGCTGGACGCACGTCGCGGCCCAGCTCGATTCGATCGCGAAAGAGTCCATTTACTACATCGACGGAAAAGAGGTCGGCCGGGTGGCTTGGGACTCGACGATTCCGCTGCGTTATGGCCCATGCTCGATCGGGGCGTGGGGCTTTGTGAATAACCAAGGCGAAGTCGTTTATGGCCGCGAGCTACGAGGCCGCATCGACGAGATCGCCCTGTTCAGCCGAATCCTTTCGGCGGACGAGATTGCCGAGGCCTATGAAGCTGGAAGCAACTTCCAGTAACCAATTCCCTCCAACCCATCATGTGCTCTGCCGGCGATTCGAATCACTGGCACCGGGCAACTGCCCCGTTCAATTCCATTCCCCACAACCTTCCCCCCAGTTCCCCTTCTAGAACCTTAGGATCCCATGCGTAAAACGATTTTGTCGCTCTCGGTCTGCCTAAGCCTTGCTTGGGTCGCCCTGGCGAACGCTCAGGCCCTCAAGCTCGAAAAAGACGACCACATTTCCATCATCGGCAATACGACCGCCGATCGTATGCAACATCATGGCTGGTTGGAAACCTACATCCAGGCGATGCATCCGGAACTGAATCTGACGTTCCGCAATCTGGCCTTCTCGGGCGACGAACTGAAACTTCGCCCTCGTGAAGATAACTTCGGTAGCCCTGATCAATGGCTGACGAAAAATGAAACCGATGTTGTGTTCGCCTTCTTCGGTTACAACGAAGCCTTCAAAGGTCCGCAAGGTGTTGCCGGCTTTAAGAAGGACCTGGCCGAAGTCATCTCAGGCATGAAGGGACAGAAGTACAACGGAGAGTCAGCGCCGAAGATCGTGATGTTCTCGCCGATCGCTCACGAGAATCTCTACAGTCGCCACCTGCCAGATGGTTCCCAAAACAATCCGAACCTGAAGCTTTACACTGAAGCGATGAAGGAAGTATGCGACGAACAAGGAGTTCTGTTCGTCGACTTATTCTCCCCTTCGCAGAAGCTTTATGCCGACGCGGAAAAACCGCTCACCATGAACGGCATCCACCTGCTGGATCACGGCAACAAGGCGATCGCGGAAGTCATCGTGCCGCAACTCTTTGGCCAGGCAGCCCCGGCCAGTGACACGCCTGAAGTCGCCAAGCTGCGCGACGCCGTGCTGGAAAAGAACTATTACTGGTTCAGCCGCTACCGCGTGGTCGACGGCTACAACGTTTACGGTGGACGCTCGAAGCTGGCCTGGTTCGGTCAGTCGAACGCCGACGTGATGCTGCGTGAAATGGAAATCTTCGACGTCATGACTGCCAACCGCGATGCTCGCGTGTGGGCGATTGCCCAAGGGGGTGATCTCGAAGTCAAAGACGACAACATTCCTGAAGAGTTGGTCGTCAAGTCGAACCGCGAAGGGGACATGGCCGACGGTAGTTTTTCGTACCGCACTGCCGAAGAAGGCTTGAAGAAACTGGAACTGTACAAAGGGCTCGAAGCCAACGTCTTCGCTTCCGAAGAGATGTTCCCGGAACTGATCAACCCAGTTCAATTGGCCGTCGATCCGAATGGCCACATGTACGCCTCGGTCTGGCCGAGCTATCCACACTGGAATCCAACCGAACCACGCACCGACCGTATCGTCTGCTTGCCCGACGATAACGGCGACGGTGTCGCCGATCGCTGCGTTATCTTTGCCGATGGCTTGAACAGCGTTACTGGGTTCGAGTTCTGGGGTGGTGGCATGCTGGTCGCAGCCCTGCCGGAATTATGGTTCCTGAAAGATACCGACGGCGACCTGAAAGCCGACGTTAAGATTCGCGTTCTGCAAGGTCTCTCGAGCGCGGACTCGCATCACTCGGCCAACGCCATGGTGCTGGGTCCCGACGGTTGGATCTATTGGTCGCGTGGCGTGTTCAACGTGGCGACCATGGAAACGCCAACGCAAACCTATCGTTCGACGCAGACGGGCGTGCACCGTTTCAATCCGCGCACGTTTGAAATGGAATTCCACTATCCCATCGGCCCGAATCCACACGGCGACGTGTTCGATCGTTGGGGTTATCAGTTCGCAAACGACGGCACCACCGGAACCGGTTCGTACGTGAACATTGGCAAAGGCATCGGCAACAAGCAGTGGTTCGACAAACGCGTGCGTCCTGTCGCCGCCACCGGTCTGCTGGCCAGTAGCCACTTCCCCGAAGAGATCCAGGACAACTTCCTGATCTGTAACTGCATCGGTTTCCTCGGCGTGCTGAATCACGACATCGAATACAACGGTGCCGATATTCGTGCGAAGGAAGTCGATCCGATCCTCGTGTCGTCCGACCCGAACTTCCGTCCCAGTGACGTCGAAATCGGTGCCGATGGTGCCTTGTACGTTGCCGACTGGGCGAATGCTTTGATCGGGCACATGCAGCACAACATGCGTGACCCGAACCGAGATCATCAGCATGGACGCATCTTCCGCGTGACGGCCAAAGATCGTCCGCTGATCACGCCAGTCCGGCTGAAGGACAAGCCGCTGTCGGAAGTTCTCGCAGCGTTCTACGCCAAAGAAAACGCGACCCGTTACCGTGCTCGTATCGAGCTCAGCGGTCGTGATTCGGAAGAAGTGCAAGCGGCCGTTGAAGCCTTCGTCGCCTCTAAGGACATCCACAATCCTGAAGACGCTCAAGCAATGCTCGAGTGCCTTTGGGTCTTGGAAGAACATCGCCTGCCGAACATGAACCTGGTGAAGCTGGTCGCCCAGGCCGACGAACCTCGCGTCCGTGCCGCGGCGATTCGTACGCTCGGTCACTGGGCCGGTTCGGTCGATGGGTGGGAAGCCACCATGCAGGCTGCCGCCAGCGACAAGTCGCCACTGGTTCGTGCCGAAGCGATCAAGTCCGCAGTCGAGTTCCCAGGTGCCACCTCGGCCGAAGTCATCTTCGAAGCCGCCACGCACGAGATGGATCCGGAACTAACCTCGGTCTTGAAGTACGCTCAAAGCCGAATCGATGTCGACAGGATGATTGCCGAGGCGATCAAGTCTGGCCGCAAGCTTTCGCCTGCCGCGACGAGCTACGCCTTGGAAAAGGCCAGCTCCGACTTGCTGTTGAAGCTTGATCGTACGGACGAGGTTTACGCTGCGATCCTCAGCCGAGCTGGCATTCCAGCTCAATACCGCCAGGAAGCTCTGGCCACGCTGGCTCCGAAGAACAATCGCTCGCAGATCGACGAGCTGGTGGCCTGGATTTCGACTGCCGAAAGCCAGAACCTGCCAAGCTTGAACGAACTGGCTCGCATGCTTCCCGCCAGCAAAAAGGAAGACCTGACCAAATCGCAGCAGTTGCTGGCTAAGCTCGCCTCGACAACCGCCTCGCCTGTCGTTCGTCGAGCTGTCTATCGAAGCTGGATCGCCAGCGGCGGTGCCGAAGCGGCCTGGGATCATGCGTTGCAGTCCCCTGCCCTGATGGCCGATCTGCTACAGGTTGCTGCCAACGTCGGCACTACGGCCGAGGCTGCTCCGCTGTATGCGAAGATTCGTCCGTTGATGTTCGAGCTGCCAAGCGGTCTGCGTCCTGAAAACGCGGGCTCGATGGGAAGTGGCCCAGCGGTTGCGTTCGACTACTATCAGCCGAACCCAGCTCAGAACGTGGCGATCGAAACCTTGAACGCGGTCAAGCCAACGTTCTCGGGTCACATGGATAACTTTAATAAGTACGTGCCAAAGGGCCGCAAAGATCAGTTTGCCACCAAGCAAACGGCAGCGATCATTGCCCCGGTACCAGGTGAGTACAAGTTCTATATCGTCTCGGACGACGGTTCGCGTCTCTATCTGAACGGTTCATTGTTGGTCAACAACGACGGTCTGCATGGCATGGTCGAAAAGGGTGGCACGGTCACCCTGACGCCAGGTCCGCACGAACTGGTTGTCACCTACTTCGACAACGGTGGCGACGATGGCCTGCGAGTGTCGTGGGAAGGTCCCGGTTTCAAGAAACAGGTCATTCCAACTTCGTCGCTGCAAGCCGCTGGTCAGCCAGACCTGCAAGTTGCCGCCATCCGCGCGATTACCGCATGGCCAGGTCACCAAGACGAAAAGATCGCCGACTTCGCCAAGTTGGCCACGTCCGATGGTCCACAGGCCGTCGGTCTGGAAGCGTTGGCAACGCTGCCTGCGGGTGAAGTCGCGAAGCAACTTGATCCAAGTGCCCAAGCAGCCGTGCTTTCGGCCCTGCTAACCACCGCCAGCGAAGCTTCGCCGGTCGAAAAGCAGGCCCCACAGTATGCTCAGCTTTTGACTTTGGGTGAAGCATTGCTGGTCAGCAACATGGCCACCGATCGTGGTTCGATAAAAAAGCAGTTGGTGAACCTGCGGAACAGCATTCCTGTGAAAGCCGATCCGGAAGTGATGGCCATGGGTAAGGAGATCTTCCTTCGCGAAAGCCACTGTGCGACTTGCCATCAGCCGCATGGCCAGGGGATGCCCAACCTTTACCCACCGATCGATGGCAGCCTGTGGGCGACCGGTTCGGAAGATCGTTTGATTGCTCTCGTTCTGGACGGGATGCATGGCACGATCGAGGTGAAGGGGAAGGTTTACAGCTCGCCGCCACTGCCGCCGATGACCGGTTTCCGTCAGCTTCTGAACGATGAAGAAGTTGCCGCGGTGCTGACCTACGTGCGGAACTCGTGGTCGAACCGGGCCAAGCCAGTCGAAGCTGCCCAGGTCAAAAAGATCCGCGCGATCGATCGTGGCGACGCCACTTTCTGGGCGGTCAACGACCTGATGGCGAAGTACCCACTGGAAGATGGTCGCAAACCATTGGAATCGACCGGGGATGGTTGGGTGCCGAAGTTCGTTAAAGAATGGAAAGCTGCCGATCTCGATCCAAAGAAGGTGGCTGCTGCTCCGCGTAACTTCGCGGTCGGTCAGGTCTACTTCAATCGACTTGGTTGTGCCCAGTGTCACCAGATCGGTGAAAGTGGTGGTAACTTCGGACCGAACCTGGCCGAACTTCCTTCCAAGAAGAAGACCGCCGAACATGTGATCGAATCGATCGTTGACCCTGCCAGGGTGATCGATCAGAAGTATCGCATGCAGACGATCCTGACGATCGATGGCAAGGTGATCTCTGGGATGATTGTTGCCAATCGCCCTGACGAGATCCACCTGATCACCGATCCACAGAATCCGAAGAAGCCAACCATCATCAAGAAGGATGATATCGAAGAGCAATCGGACACGGCGACCACGATCATGCCGGGTGGTATGATGAACTGGCTGACCGAAGAAGAGATCTACGATCTGGCGGCCTTCGTCCTGGCAGGCGGCGATGAAAAGGACAAACTGTTCGAGAAGAACTAGTCCTTGCCCATCCTTTCGTTTGAAAACCAAAGTCCCTGTCAGATTCCTTCTGGCAGGGACTTTTTTTATCCGACCACCAAGTGAGCCTGGCGTTTCGAGACGCTGAACGTCGCGATGTTGCCGCTGTTGAACTCCAAATAATCGCTCTCGACCCCATCCGAAAAGATCACCCCTTCGGTCGGCATCTGCGACGCGATCACCAGTTCCTCTTCGCGGGAAAGAATTCCCATCACATGGTCGGCCCTTGAATGACGGCTGATGAAAGGCTCGCGAACCGCCCACATCAATTGCGGATCGCAGCGATCGAACTTGCTCGGCCGGAGTTCTCCCTGGTTCAGGTAGCAACTTACGCCGGACGCCATATTGAAAACGGACGACATCCACCCGGTCAGCCCTGCCCCGGTCGAAACCAACACACCGCTGGAAGATTGCGGCTCGCGTTGATGATCGACATCGAGCGTATACCGAGCCGACGTATGCGAACGGCAACCAATATAGAAATCGTTGAAGGCCAGCATTTTCTG encodes:
- a CDS encoding c-type cytochrome, whose protein sequence is MRKTILSLSVCLSLAWVALANAQALKLEKDDHISIIGNTTADRMQHHGWLETYIQAMHPELNLTFRNLAFSGDELKLRPREDNFGSPDQWLTKNETDVVFAFFGYNEAFKGPQGVAGFKKDLAEVISGMKGQKYNGESAPKIVMFSPIAHENLYSRHLPDGSQNNPNLKLYTEAMKEVCDEQGVLFVDLFSPSQKLYADAEKPLTMNGIHLLDHGNKAIAEVIVPQLFGQAAPASDTPEVAKLRDAVLEKNYYWFSRYRVVDGYNVYGGRSKLAWFGQSNADVMLREMEIFDVMTANRDARVWAIAQGGDLEVKDDNIPEELVVKSNREGDMADGSFSYRTAEEGLKKLELYKGLEANVFASEEMFPELINPVQLAVDPNGHMYASVWPSYPHWNPTEPRTDRIVCLPDDNGDGVADRCVIFADGLNSVTGFEFWGGGMLVAALPELWFLKDTDGDLKADVKIRVLQGLSSADSHHSANAMVLGPDGWIYWSRGVFNVATMETPTQTYRSTQTGVHRFNPRTFEMEFHYPIGPNPHGDVFDRWGYQFANDGTTGTGSYVNIGKGIGNKQWFDKRVRPVAATGLLASSHFPEEIQDNFLICNCIGFLGVLNHDIEYNGADIRAKEVDPILVSSDPNFRPSDVEIGADGALYVADWANALIGHMQHNMRDPNRDHQHGRIFRVTAKDRPLITPVRLKDKPLSEVLAAFYAKENATRYRARIELSGRDSEEVQAAVEAFVASKDIHNPEDAQAMLECLWVLEEHRLPNMNLVKLVAQADEPRVRAAAIRTLGHWAGSVDGWEATMQAAASDKSPLVRAEAIKSAVEFPGATSAEVIFEAATHEMDPELTSVLKYAQSRIDVDRMIAEAIKSGRKLSPAATSYALEKASSDLLLKLDRTDEVYAAILSRAGIPAQYRQEALATLAPKNNRSQIDELVAWISTAESQNLPSLNELARMLPASKKEDLTKSQQLLAKLASTTASPVVRRAVYRSWIASGGAEAAWDHALQSPALMADLLQVAANVGTTAEAAPLYAKIRPLMFELPSGLRPENAGSMGSGPAVAFDYYQPNPAQNVAIETLNAVKPTFSGHMDNFNKYVPKGRKDQFATKQTAAIIAPVPGEYKFYIVSDDGSRLYLNGSLLVNNDGLHGMVEKGGTVTLTPGPHELVVTYFDNGGDDGLRVSWEGPGFKKQVIPTSSLQAAGQPDLQVAAIRAITAWPGHQDEKIADFAKLATSDGPQAVGLEALATLPAGEVAKQLDPSAQAAVLSALLTTASEASPVEKQAPQYAQLLTLGEALLVSNMATDRGSIKKQLVNLRNSIPVKADPEVMAMGKEIFLRESHCATCHQPHGQGMPNLYPPIDGSLWATGSEDRLIALVLDGMHGTIEVKGKVYSSPPLPPMTGFRQLLNDEEVAAVLTYVRNSWSNRAKPVEAAQVKKIRAIDRGDATFWAVNDLMAKYPLEDGRKPLESTGDGWVPKFVKEWKAADLDPKKVAAAPRNFAVGQVYFNRLGCAQCHQIGESGGNFGPNLAELPSKKKTAEHVIESIVDPARVIDQKYRMQTILTIDGKVISGMIVANRPDEIHLITDPQNPKKPTIIKKDDIEEQSDTATTIMPGGMMNWLTEEEIYDLAAFVLAGGDEKDKLFEKN
- a CDS encoding LamG-like jellyroll fold domain-containing protein, whose translation is MSENQPDPISELIERYFLDPNSLSDTEQATLIDALKADPAVRRRFRMAAHIETELRYEASGEEPVATTPSPSTGTSWPKLVFAIAATLLIGIAIGYSIWPGDSNAPPEIAVETPHPPEPVQPEAVEPEVITPPNVIARLAVGHAYRFEEGFAPKEGEFLPGDYHLAEGEITLGFDNGVAVSVESPARFKVVDPLHMHLEHGRARAIVPETGHGFVIQTSKLVVEDLGTEFGVVVDDQQNQELHVFAGEVRLHEQDLPPELLTENSALAWNAQDQRRTIAADDHAFATSMSIGYKRWLDYSERLRDDPAALFYFDFETDSRESNNVTNRAEHSVVQDGHLNSGIWATGRWPEKGAMLFENPGDRIELDIPGEYDQITMMAWVQMNRYDLALQTVFNTIGFERGEHHWNLLRSGSLRMGLGGMYDFTSRAALPRNRWTHVAAQLDSIAKESIYYIDGKEVGRVAWDSTIPLRYGPCSIGAWGFVNNQGEVVYGRELRGRIDEIALFSRILSADEIAEAYEAGSNFQ